The Falco rusticolus isolate bFalRus1 chromosome 4, bFalRus1.pri, whole genome shotgun sequence genome includes the window tgtattgggggggggggggtgtcggtATCGGATCGCGATTGTGTCTCACGCAGATGTGGGTGAACGTTTTggaaggggggggtgggggggacacagaaaaaaggctaaaaaattgcaaaagaaatgaaacctgGCCGGCTGGAGAGATAATGatgcttaaaataaatgctcAAGGCTGGGGCTGCGGGATGCTCTGGAGGTCCCGAAGGATGCTTCGGGACCTCCGGAGCATCCcacagcccctccccccccccccaaaaaaaaaattaccatcaTGGATATGGGCTCCTGCATCCCATTGCTAAATTGAATATTTTACACCGGTCCCCTATAGAACCCCCCCATACATTGGCCGGATCCTGCTCTCGctaaactgctgctttttggagaaaaatacaCCCAAATTGGCTCTGCACAGTagtattggggggggggaataaaaataaaaattgccagtgcagcccagctcctggccctgcttGCCCCCCTTTACCCCATGGGGATggtgggggggtgcaggggggggaTGCTGCCTTGGACGAGCAAATCAGCCCAAATCGCTGCTGTGGTTCAATGTcggaccccccccccccggtgtgGGTTGGGGGTTTGGCGAGGCGGGGGGGAGGGCAATGGCTTTGGGCTCAATTTTCTCCAGTGAAGCAACAGCCCAAAAGCAGCGAGTTCCCAAGGATGCGCCGGCCAGGTGGGATGGGCAGGGGAACAGCATGTTGCCCACCCCCCATTGCAGGACCCCCAAAGGTGGGCACagacccccagcccctgcacagAGACCggaggaggctggaggctgCGGGGTGCAGGCAGGTTGcctgtgctggggggctgccagccctgccagctgctggcacagccccaccaggatgagaccccccagccccatacAAACCCCTGGGGGTCTTGGGGTGCCCGCAGGGTTCccaggggaaggagcagagctggagtcGGCCACCGACAGtgagaggagaaaggaggtCAGGCGGTTTCCAAGCTCCCGTTTCCCTGATGAACACTAATATATATCATTTGCATGTTAAAGTTTgattcttttctcttcttttctttttagagaaTAAAATAGAAGCTATTTACaacaaaacaatcaaacaaCAACCTCTTAAAATCCCATATAGTGAGTGTAGTTCTCAAAAtaaagggggagggaaaaggatctaaatgaataaaatatctCCCGATttccaattattattttttttttttatctttttttttctgttaagagaGTGCCGGGGGGTTTCACTAAAGCTCGCGTCAGCAGGCGTCCGTGCGTCTGTCTGGAGGTAACAcgagttaaaaaataataataataataataaatgtacAGTGCAAAGTGTGATGTGAGTGAGGTAAAACGGTCCTGGACCGGAGCGGCGCAGCAGGACAGCCGGCGGCTCCGACAAAACCCCCCTGGCTAAAGCTTTTCTGCCTGGCAAAGGAAAACCCAACAACAGGAGAACAAGGGCAGAGCCCGGCGAGACCCCAGCCCGGCGAGACCCCAGCCCGGCGAGACCCCAGCCCACCGCGCCCCGGCGATGCAGGGCGAGCTCTGCCCCCTCACCGCGGCTGCTGGCGCTGGCGAggggaaggggccggggggccgggggcgtTAAGGCGAAGTGTTGTTGGAGGTAGAGCTGGGGGGCACGGCCAGGCTggccggggctgcaggggggacgctgccaccactgccaccgcCGCTGCTCCCCACCCCGCCGCTGCCACCGCTGCCACTGCTCCGGCTGCCACCGCTGCTGCCATTGCCTTTGCTGTAGGCAGAGGAGGggagcgaggaggaggaggaggaagaggaggaggaagggccGGGCGTCTGGGCGAACAGCACACCTGGGGAGagagcggggggggggctgagctggggggtggCATGGTGGTGCCAACGCTGCCTGCGCGCAACGCATCTGTGGCCAAAACCGGGGCGAAGGCCGGCAGGAGCGAGGCCGCGTGGCGCGcggtgggggctgctggggatggCGGGGGTCGAGCAGCCCCCGGCCCGTGCCGGTGGCGTGGGGAGCCCCTCACCTGTGTAGACGATACCGTTGATCTCAACTGACATGCTGATGCTGTTGGTGCCGTTGCTGCTCAGGCCGGCGGTGGAGTCCTGACGGTTCTCTGCTGGGGGACAGGCGGGTTATGGACCCCACCGGGagcgggggccgcgggggctCTGCCGgagcggggggccggggccggcacTGACCTGGCGAGCGGGTGCCCTGGCTGTTGATTCGGATGCTCATGGGCAGCTGGGCCGTCATGGCCAGGAGGTTCTGCTGCAGCGCCCGCTGCATCAGCCGCTGCTGCTCATCTGTCACCAGCGCCATCTTCTTCTCCGGGGGCTCCCCCGACTCCAGCTTCTCCCGCAGCTGCTCCAGGGCCGCGGCTTGGGCGGCTGCTGCCACCTGCACCGCAGCCGCCTGGGCTGCCACCACCGGGTGGCCAGCCAGCGAGACCGGGAGCCGGCTGGGCatggagatggggatgggggagtCCTCCTCTGCAGGGGCAGAGCGGGCGGTCAGGGAcacaggggacagggatggatGGGTGCCACCACCCCAGggcttccccagccctggcacaacATCTCAGGGTCCCTCTGTGCCTCTCCGTGCCCCTCCAAGGGCCAGAGCCGGGTGACCGCAGCCAGGGTCCCCAAGCTGAGCCCAGGGTGGGGGAGAGCAGCGTGACCCCCCCTACCCACGGCGCCAGCTCTGCCCCTCTCGGGGCTGTCCCCCAGTGCCGGGAGGGGGCCCAGCCCGCAGCCGGACCCCGCGGTGGCTGTTACCTTTCTTGATCTTCTGGACAGGAGCAATGGACCCGCCGTTGGTGGCGGAGGCCAGCCCCAACGCTGGCACCGGCAGCttgggggaggagaggaggccGTGGGTGCCGCCGGGCGAGTAGGTGAAGAGGGAGCTGCCGAAGCCCTGCCGGCGGCCCTCCCGCCGGTTGCTGTCGATGGCCGCCTGCAGCTcgttggggttgctcagcccTCGCTTCTCACATTCGTAGGGGTACAGGTACTTCATGTACCTGCCAGCAGAAAGGGACGGGGACGATGACGGTGATGTGGCGGCTGGCGACCCCCTACCCGTGTgccgccccctccctccccaccgcCCCCAGCATCCCGCGCAGGGCAGAGGGAGCGCGGGCAGCACCGGCTCTGCCAGAGGATTCTTCCCCCCCTCGCCACACCGAGCCCCCGCCGCTCACTGGGTGCGCAGGGTGAAGGCAGCGCTGGTGATGGAGGTGGGCAGGTTGAGCCCCTTGGTGATCTCCCGCCACAGCTTCTTGTTGATCACCTCCACCAGGCCGCCCTTCTCCGTCACCAGCGTGTACAGCATGTACAGGTCCAGCACCTGCTTGGCCATGATGGGGATCCGGTTGAcgggggtccctggggagcagggggaggagaGACCGGGTCTGGGCTGCTGCATCCTCACCCCCGGGCCAAAGCCGGGGTGAAGCCATCAAGACCCCCACTGTGAGGCAGTGTGAGGGCCAGggggctcctgctcctccctACCCTTTCACCGTCCCCATCCTCCCCCCTCAGGACCCCCCCTCGCTGCCGTCTCGCTGAGCATCAGCCCCAAgaacaaaggaaacagaaactcGCAGTTTTCAGCCGCAGCCCCCAAAACGGGGCTGAGCGCCATTGCTCAGGCTGAGGTCGGCAGCACCCAGCAACATAAGTTATTTATAACAGTGGTGGCGCTTCCCGGCGGCGAGGGTCCCGCCGAGCTGGGGGCCGCACATGCACGGGGGAGTTCACCCTCTAGCgccagggaaggggctgcagcatctccccccTCCCGGGGGGCTCTGACCTCCCGGTACTGGTGGGTGAGGCAGCTCTGGTGGGACCCTAGTGGGACGCCGCCAGCgctccccggcccccccgcgcACGCACACGTGCTTCCCCCAGCACCCGCCTGACAAAAGGCTGAAGGCAGCGATGCGTCAGCATTTCCAGCGCTGTTTTCCACGCAGGAACCAGACCCTCGACCAGGCGAACGCTTCGCTTTCAGCCCTTTCCACCCCCCTgggccccccctgccccctccaccagcccaggcagagcaAGGAGGCAGCGAGGGGCTTCACTCTCTGCAACAACCCAGGGGGGCAATaagagcgggggggggggggggggggcgggcaaAGACAGCTGGAGGGGCTGGACCCTGTGGGGAAGGGGCCGCAGGTCCCGGATGTGAGGGGcgaggggagcggggctgggcgggTGAAGgagggggggctgcgggcgccAGATCCAGCCCAGCAGGTTTGACCCTGCTGTGCAAAGAGGTTAAAAATTAACCAGCAGCCCAACCGGAGCTGTGACCTCGGGGTTGTAATGAGGGGCGAGGAAat containing:
- the ARID3A gene encoding AT-rich interactive domain-containing protein 3A isoform X2, coding for MKLQAVMENLQRQQRARLQQALEARQQEQQQQRSTPPPAQPPPAPGQTPASTPARGRGQDPAPAPLEEGVEPESAHIQRAQMAALAAMRAAAAGLSHSSSPGLSDESQASEEEEEEEEERGEEEEEEDGAYQQEMGSEEEEEEEGLKGNWVVDDFEEDLGEEEEEEEEEEEEEDYEEEEDMGEEGLSSAEAVRAGAGSLLLRKPPAPQHYRGEPQRLPGGQERVPSGLGHAQPPPPAPDHGDWTYEEQFKQLYELDGDPRRKEFLDDLFSFMQKRGTPVNRIPIMAKQVLDLYMLYTLVTEKGGLVEVINKKLWREITKGLNLPTSITSAAFTLRTQYMKYLYPYECEKRGLSNPNELQAAIDSNRREGRRQGFGSSLFTYSPGGTHGLLSSPKLPVPALGLASATNGGSIAPVQKIKKEEDSPIPISMPSRLPVSLAGHPVVAAQAAAVQVAAAAQAAALEQLREKLESGEPPEKKMALVTDEQQRLMQRALQQNLLAMTAQLPMSIRINSQGTRSPENRQDSTAGLSSNGTNSISMSVEINGIVYTGVLFAQTPGPSSSSSSSSSSLPSSAYSKGNGSSGGSRSSGSGGSGGVGSSGGGSGGSVPPAAPASLAVPPSSTSNNTSP
- the ARID3A gene encoding AT-rich interactive domain-containing protein 3A isoform X1; its protein translation is MKLQAVMENLQRQQRARLQQALEARQQEQQQQRSTPPPAQPPPAPGQTPASTPARGRGQDPAPAPLEEGVEPESAHIQRAQMAALAAMRAAAAGLSHSSSPGLSDESQASEEEEEEEEERGEEEEEEDGAYQQEMGSEEEEEEEGLKGNWVVDDFEEDLGEEEEEEEEEEEEEDYEEEEDMGEEGLSSAEAVRAGAGSLLLRKPPAPQHYRGEPQRLPGGQERVPSGLGHAQPPPPAPDHGDWTYEEQFKQLYELDGDPRRKEFLDDLFSFMQKRGTPVNRIPIMAKQVLDLYMLYTLVTEKGGLVEVINKKLWREITKGLNLPTSITSAAFTLRTQYMKYLYPYECEKRGLSNPNELQAAIDSNRREGRRQGFGSSLFTYSPGGTHGLLSSPKLPVPALGLASATNGGSIAPVQKIKKEEDSPIPISMPSRLPVSLAGHPVVAAQAAAVQVAAAAQAAALEQLREKLESGEPPEKKMALVTDEQQRLMQRALQQNLLAMTAQLPMSIRINSQGTRSPAENRQDSTAGLSSNGTNSISMSVEINGIVYTGVLFAQTPGPSSSSSSSSSSLPSSAYSKGNGSSGGSRSSGSGGSGGVGSSGGGSGGSVPPAAPASLAVPPSSTSNNTSP